One stretch of Ooceraea biroi isolate clonal line C1 chromosome 4, Obir_v5.4, whole genome shotgun sequence DNA includes these proteins:
- the LOC105283535 gene encoding mediator of RNA polymerase II transcription subunit 21, which translates to MADRLTQLQDTINQQAEHFCNSVGILQQYSTPSKFPGFDRIGTPQPHQPQEDYAALFANLIARCAKDIDTLIESLPSEESSQELQVASLSRLEQENQQAGEQLEEVVRQGEALLQRIQVALQDIAQSQLDMQNPTSTTVINMNLNNAISIKQENLSSITTVPSNNTHQLSDSSSNSINQ; encoded by the exons ATGGCAGACCGATTGACACAATTACAAGATACTATAAATCAG CAAGCTGAACACTTTTGTAATAGTGTCGGTATCCTGCAACAATATTCCACACCTAGCAAGTTTCCTGGTTTTGATCGCATTGGCACTCCACAACCACATCAGCCACAAGAAG ATTATGCTGCTTTATTTGCAAATCTTATCGCAAGATGTGCAAAGGACATAGATACGTTAATAGAAAGTTTGCCAAGCGAAGAGTCTTCTCAGGAACTTCAAGTGGCTAGTCTTAGCCGACTTGAGCAAGAGAATCAACAGGCTGGCGAACAATTGGAGGAAGTAGTAAGGCAAGGAGAAGCGTTACTTCAGCGAATTCAGGTTGCTCTGCAGGACATTGCACAAAGTCAATTAGACATGCAGAATCCTACATCTACCACTGTGATCAATATGAATCTTAACAATGCTATCAGTATAAAGCAAGAAAATCTCAGTTCTATAACTACCGTGCCTTCAAATAATACACATCAACTATCAGATTCTTCGTCCAATTCAATAAATCAATGa
- the LOC105283536 gene encoding ferritin, heavy subunit codes for ISYLTDNVISSQDSSNLRKRSESGNRDQVNSCIGKPMKWPSGKKSHFDFHNETESAMNEQINVESKAFYYYLSMAAYFGRVDVALPGCESFFMQMHHEEHEHALRFLNYVNMRGGEVHLCAIMPSDDQDWKCPLHAFKTALQLEIEVGKYLVAANAVAEKHGDLNASDFIITGFMEDQMKSVNQMGRLVTMLSGIGDQALARFIFDKDLLENYVKPDYNILKHKSQPRKLNK; via the exons atatcttatttaaCTGATAACGTAATTAGTTCACAGGATTCATCCAATTTAAGGAAAAGATCGGAGAGTGGAAATCGCGATCAAGTAAATTCTTGCATCGGTAAACCGATGAAGTGGCCGAGTGGAAAGAAAAGCCATTTCGATTTTCACAATGAAACTGAAAGCGCAATGAACGAGCAAATAAATGTCGAATCAAAagcgttttattattatttgtccaTG GCTGCATATTTCGGTCGCGTAGACGTTGCTTTACCGGGCTGCGAGTCATTTTTTATGCAGATGCATCATGAGGAGCATGAGCACGCGTTGAGATTTCTGAATTATGTAAACATGCGCGGCGGCGAAGTGCATTTATGTGCGATCATGCCATCGGACGATCAAGATTGGAAATGTCCATTGCACGCATTCAAA acGGCGTTACAATTAGAAATAGAAGTTGGTAAATATCTAGTCGCTGCAAATGCTGTAGCGGAGAAACACGGCGATCTAAACGCAAGTGATTTCATCATTACTGGTTTCATGGAGGATCAGATGAAAAGTGTGAATCAAATGGGGAGATTAGTGACCATGCTGTCTGGCATTGGAGATCAAGCATTAGCTCGATTCATCTTTGATAAAGATTTGTTAGAGAACTACGTTAAACCTGACTATAATATTCTAAAACATAAGTCTCAGCCAAGAAAGCTAAACAAGTAG